In Aerococcus loyolae, a genomic segment contains:
- the cas5c gene encoding type I-C CRISPR-associated protein Cas5c — protein sequence MGETNHFQSKPFYYRLYGDYALFTDPVTKGGGEKFTYQIPTYQAIKGITEQIYWKPTIYIVIDELVVMNRIVTETMGARPIITTGKKPGNDLSNYTYLSDVDYLIKFHFEWNLNRPDLAKDRNEFKHQAIILRSLERGGRRSIFLGTSECMGFVERLSEKDYYETARESYYRESNVSYGIMFHSFTYPDEQLGNEAEEDLKLYSNYTPIQMKKGKISFCRPEDCQMQQVVNDYHFKTFNEGNMTLVDEEYQAMGLEGTEQ from the coding sequence ATGGGAGAGACTAATCATTTTCAGTCTAAACCCTTTTATTATCGCCTATATGGAGACTATGCGCTGTTTACAGATCCAGTCACTAAAGGCGGTGGGGAGAAGTTTACCTACCAAATTCCCACCTACCAAGCTATAAAAGGGATTACTGAACAAATTTATTGGAAACCCACGATTTATATTGTTATTGATGAATTAGTAGTCATGAACCGGATAGTGACCGAGACGATGGGTGCTCGCCCAATTATAACTACCGGAAAAAAGCCGGGTAATGATCTCAGCAATTATACCTATCTTAGCGATGTTGACTACTTAATTAAATTTCATTTTGAATGGAACCTTAATCGTCCTGATTTAGCTAAGGACCGCAATGAATTCAAGCACCAAGCGATTATTTTACGGTCCTTAGAGCGCGGAGGGCGACGCAGTATTTTCTTGGGAACGAGCGAATGTATGGGCTTTGTCGAGCGTTTATCCGAAAAAGACTACTATGAAACTGCTAGAGAATCTTATTATAGGGAGTCGAATGTCAGCTATGGGATTATGTTCCATAGCTTCACCTACCCAGATGAGCAGCTTGGCAACGAAGCAGAAGAAGACTTAAAACTATATAGTAATTACACTCCGATCCAAATGAAGAAAGGTAAGATAAGTTTCTGTCGGCCTGAGGATTGTCAAATGCAGCAAGTAGTCAATGATTATCATTTTAAGACCTTTAATGAAGGAAATATGACTCTAGTCGATGAGGAATATCAAGCCATGGGATTGGAGGGAACAGAACAATGA
- a CDS encoding CRISPR-associated helicase/endonuclease Cas3, which produces MLIAHKNEDGAVQELTDHLVNVADYCYEAGVRLNLGWTAFLAGVLHDVGKADQNFQDYIQKGKKIRVNHSSAGGRIVDYLNKKVMPKNQTGYIYSQVLQYVIYAHHGLFDAIDLENPSTINMEKRFNYDEDGNYHFDSQVMPYCEELSEVTREKYGYSLEEIYQKGVAEFQVLWNRFRKMALSMIKEDSDQNYAVNALHFYLHCLVRLILSILKEGDIYDSANWDQIELSEYRWDRQERAGIFNQAADCVEDQANYYGQFAGDSAINYWRTNFSNQLKDRAGDPTDSALQLSLPTGSGKTQAVLRYAVNRAKTMEKDHVYYVTSFLSVLEQNAKEIESVLSRLEDAILEHHSNIVEEDGQEDQQSQRYRQQQYLIDSWQAPFVLTTMVQFFQTMFKGKASQIRRFHQLAQSVIILDEVQSLPIKVLYPFNLMMNFLTEVMGTTVILCTATQPLLADKSLDYPLQFQDSSPNLVPLHPEAEESFQRIEALNYIDQTSKQRLSTDQLVAFIKEDAEEFQSILLVLNTKSAVNTLVQALEEYFEADSLYYLTTNMCAKHRLNQIEKIKKQMQTSHDQPIIVVSTQLIEAGVDLDFNVVYRSLAGIDSLVQAAGRCNRNGHLDKGLFKLIDYAEEDLTYLKEIKASQEAAGKVLRQEGINQLGQSFSLESLVASYYRNLYKNPPEDMNYTLEMKWPLKDQNVIDLLAWNNYVRKKSKKSDKYMIAQAFNTVAKKFNLIEQETISVIVPYHNRDLLDQMRQAIDDYDFKHLKRLLKCLQPYTIQVHYSGKLQGKVEEYLDGKILVLLEEYYASDESGDALEIGLKDEGMESFIL; this is translated from the coding sequence TTGCTAATCGCTCATAAAAATGAAGACGGAGCAGTCCAAGAGCTAACAGATCACTTGGTCAATGTGGCCGACTATTGCTATGAAGCCGGAGTCAGACTGAATTTAGGCTGGACAGCTTTTCTAGCGGGAGTTCTTCATGACGTGGGAAAGGCCGATCAAAATTTTCAAGATTATATCCAAAAAGGCAAAAAGATAAGAGTCAACCACTCCTCTGCTGGGGGCAGGATAGTCGACTATTTAAATAAAAAAGTGATGCCCAAAAATCAAACTGGCTATATTTATAGCCAAGTCCTCCAATACGTGATTTATGCCCACCATGGTCTATTTGACGCTATAGATCTCGAGAATCCGTCTACCATTAACATGGAAAAACGTTTTAACTATGATGAAGATGGAAACTATCATTTTGACAGCCAGGTCATGCCTTATTGTGAAGAATTAAGCGAAGTGACTCGAGAAAAATATGGTTATTCCCTGGAAGAGATCTATCAAAAGGGTGTAGCTGAGTTTCAAGTGCTTTGGAATCGTTTCAGGAAAATGGCTCTATCGATGATTAAAGAAGACAGTGATCAAAACTATGCGGTGAATGCTTTGCATTTCTATCTCCATTGCTTAGTCCGACTTATCTTATCCATCCTTAAAGAAGGCGATATCTATGATTCAGCCAATTGGGATCAAATAGAACTTTCTGAATATCGCTGGGATAGGCAGGAAAGGGCGGGTATTTTTAACCAAGCAGCTGATTGTGTGGAAGACCAAGCTAACTATTATGGACAATTTGCTGGGGATTCAGCTATCAATTATTGGCGGACGAACTTTTCTAATCAGCTTAAGGATCGTGCTGGTGATCCAACTGATTCAGCCTTGCAATTATCTTTACCAACTGGATCGGGTAAGACCCAAGCAGTCCTTCGTTATGCGGTTAACCGAGCCAAGACTATGGAAAAAGACCATGTTTATTACGTGACTTCCTTTTTATCTGTTCTTGAGCAAAATGCAAAAGAAATTGAAAGCGTTTTAAGTAGGTTAGAGGATGCTATTCTTGAACACCATTCTAATATCGTGGAAGAGGACGGGCAGGAAGATCAGCAGAGTCAGAGATACCGTCAACAACAATACCTTATTGATTCTTGGCAGGCGCCTTTTGTTTTAACCACTATGGTTCAGTTCTTTCAGACCATGTTTAAGGGCAAGGCTAGTCAAATTAGACGCTTTCACCAGTTAGCCCAATCAGTCATTATTTTAGACGAAGTTCAAAGCTTACCTATTAAGGTCCTTTATCCTTTTAATTTAATGATGAATTTTCTAACTGAGGTAATGGGAACAACGGTGATCTTATGCACTGCGACCCAGCCGCTCCTGGCGGACAAGTCTTTAGATTATCCTTTACAGTTTCAAGATTCGTCTCCTAATCTGGTTCCCTTGCATCCTGAAGCGGAGGAATCATTTCAACGGATTGAAGCTCTTAATTATATTGATCAGACTAGTAAGCAGAGGCTTTCAACTGATCAATTAGTAGCCTTTATAAAAGAAGATGCTGAGGAATTCCAAAGTATTCTTCTTGTTTTAAATACCAAATCCGCGGTTAATACTTTGGTCCAAGCCCTAGAAGAGTATTTTGAGGCTGATTCACTTTATTATTTAACCACTAATATGTGTGCTAAGCACCGTTTAAATCAAATCGAAAAGATTAAAAAGCAGATGCAAACATCTCACGATCAACCCATCATTGTGGTCAGCACCCAACTGATCGAAGCAGGGGTAGACTTGGATTTCAATGTTGTTTATCGTTCCCTGGCAGGTATCGATTCCCTGGTCCAAGCGGCCGGGCGTTGCAATCGCAATGGTCATTTGGATAAGGGACTGTTTAAACTAATTGATTATGCCGAAGAAGATTTAACTTACTTAAAGGAAATAAAAGCCAGTCAGGAAGCTGCTGGAAAGGTTCTACGCCAAGAGGGGATTAACCAACTTGGGCAGAGTTTTTCCTTAGAGTCCTTGGTAGCATCTTATTATCGGAACTTATATAAAAATCCACCTGAAGATATGAATTATACTCTCGAGATGAAGTGGCCGCTTAAAGATCAAAACGTCATCGACTTATTAGCTTGGAACAACTATGTGCGCAAGAAAAGTAAAAAATCGGATAAATATATGATTGCCCAGGCTTTCAATACGGTCGCTAAAAAATTTAATCTTATTGAGCAAGAGACGATTTCAGTGATTGTTCCTTATCATAACCGCGACTTGCTGGATCAAATGCGGCAAGCCATTGACGATTATGACTTCAAGCATCTAAAGCGGCTACTAAAATGCCTCCAACCCTATACTATCCAAGTTCACTATTCAGGAAAGCTTCAAGGCAAGGTTGAGGAATATTTGGACGGCAAAATCCTAGTCCTATTAGAAGAATATTATGCTTCTGATGAGAGTGGTGATGCCTTAGAAATTGGTTTGAAGGATGAGGGAATGGAGAGTTTTATCTTATAA
- a CDS encoding DUF4231 domain-containing protein, translated as MNEKDYFQERLNDQINWYDSKSQHHQKWYKCFKIVELVSGFGIPIITTLKCPFFEVVSVIFSGLILFSEGIIALYSHHDNWVEYRKISEMLQHEKYMFLTNTGVYSNEKIPFKLLVERVESIISSENINWANMETDRKVKEN; from the coding sequence ATTAACGAGAAAGACTACTTTCAAGAAAGATTAAATGATCAAATTAATTGGTATGATTCTAAAAGTCAGCATCATCAAAAATGGTATAAATGTTTTAAAATAGTAGAACTAGTGTCTGGTTTTGGCATTCCTATAATCACTACCTTAAAATGCCCATTTTTTGAAGTTGTTAGTGTTATATTTTCAGGTCTAATATTATTTTCAGAAGGCATTATAGCTTTATATAGCCACCATGATAACTGGGTGGAATATCGTAAAATTTCAGAAATGCTTCAGCATGAAAAATATATGTTTCTTACGAATACCGGGGTGTATTCTAATGAAAAGATACCATTTAAACTCTTAGTTGAACGTGTAGAAAGTATAATTTCTAGTGAAAATATCAATTGGGCAAATATGGAAACCGATCGTAAAGTAAAGGAGAATTAA
- a CDS encoding TIR domain-containing protein: MRHKCFISFKYKDLEYKERLQNDDTIKIDMIDKSLDEPINSDDPDYVMRIIRRDYLKDSTVTLHLIGKYSAENSIFENQYYIKKELQASLSDTDLSSKNGILGIVLPEMYDDIYIRERTCSECGKKISMLNLNDDTTITEFSYNYFIPNNKCHWSFDDRYCVLVKWDNFIEKPNFYIDLAFDKRDEPIAKKTKVRPKKK; the protein is encoded by the coding sequence ATGAGACACAAATGCTTTATTTCATTCAAATATAAAGATTTAGAATATAAAGAACGCCTTCAGAATGATGACACTATTAAAATCGATATGATTGATAAATCATTAGACGAACCTATCAATTCAGATGATCCCGATTATGTCATGAGAATAATTAGACGGGACTACCTAAAAGATTCTACTGTAACCTTGCATTTAATTGGTAAATATAGTGCTGAAAATTCTATATTCGAAAATCAATATTATATAAAAAAAGAACTTCAAGCATCATTATCTGATACTGACCTCTCTAGTAAAAATGGTATTTTAGGAATTGTTTTACCTGAAATGTATGATGATATTTACATAAGGGAACGTACTTGTTCTGAATGCGGGAAAAAAATTAGTATGTTAAATTTGAACGATGATACCACTATTACAGAATTTAGTTATAACTACTTTATCCCAAACAATAAATGCCATTGGTCATTTGATGATAGATACTGTGTTCTAGTGAAATGGGATAATTTTATAGAGAAACCAAATTTCTATATCGATTTAGCATTTGATAAGCGCGATGAACCTATTGCAAAGAAAACTAAAGTTCGTCCAAAAAAGAAATAA